Sequence from the Candidatus Wallbacteria bacterium genome:
AGGCTTTTGTCGTTCCGCTCGGACCTCGGAGTCTCCTCCTCGATCTGGAACCAGCTCCCGGGCGCTCCGGCGCTTTCCCGGTCCGGACTTTCACCGGCGGACTGACGCAGTTTGTCAGGACGCACCACAATTTAATTATAGTCTGACCTAAGACGATTTGCAACTAAATATCAGTTGCATTAAACCTGGCCTGACAGGAGTTTGACATTAACTTTTGATATTCTTATCCTGTATAAAATGGTGACACTTGCAAAACTCGGTTTTTTAATAATATAGACTTTTGCAAGCGGTTTGGAAGCAAGAGTTTTGTTAGTGCTCCATGAGCCTCTAACAAAATGTCTACCCGAAATAAAACGTAAAAACATTTTGCAAGAGGCTCAATGGGAAAATCATACATCTTGAAAGTGCTTAAATTAATCGTTGCAGTGCTTTTATGTTTTCCTGCACTGCTGATGCCATATGAGCTTCGGATGAAGTACAACAAAGGTCTGGCTTTTTTTTTCCATCTGCCTTTTGTGGTTTTCGGAAAATTAACTCATTATTTATTGAAAATGCTTGGGGTCAGGCCGGATGACATTGACTGGAATTGAAAAAAAAGATTGCGTTCTCCTTTACTCAGGAGGCACTGATTCGACATGCACTGCTGCATTGATGGCAGAACATTTCCAGAATATTCACCTGTTGACTTTCTATCAGGGAAGAGAAAAAAAGTCCTGTATCAGCGAAAATATCCAGGCTCTGGAAAATAAATTCGGGCCTAGGTTTATCCATAAAATCATCTCCACCACAAAATTAGTGAAATTTATCAGCTATCATCGTTATTTGAAATATCTGTTCAGGCATCGCTGGCTTGTTCTTTCAACCTGCGGCTTCACCACTCTCAGCTGGCACATCAATGCAATCGTGTATTGCCGTCTGCATCAGATTGAAGTGGTGGCTGACGGCTTGACCAGGGAATTGATGCATTTTCCCGGACATATGGATGCTGTGATGGAGATTTTCAGGAAACTTTACGCAGAATTCGGAATCAGCTATCAAAATCCGGTCCGCGGTTTCGATACCCCTCCTGACCGGCAATTCATAGACCGGCTGATAGTTGACCAGCACGGCTTCTTTTTCCCGAGCGAAGAATCGACCGCTGCTGATCAGAGGACAACAGGACAATATCTTTACCAGCATGAAATCCTGCCGCATCCTGACGTCAAAGGCTCTCCTATGGATCACAGGATGCAATATGACTGCTACCCCTTTATTTTATACAATGTCATGATCTTCTGGATTTATTTGAATTTCCAGTCTTACGAAACTGTATCCGATAAAATGAGCCTCCTTTTTAAGGAAAAAGTGGATGATATGCGGATACTGCTGAAAGAATATTTCGAAAAAACCGGAGAAAGCCGGTTATCAGGATTGCTGGATGGATTTCAGGGCCAGTGAGAAACTTCATTCAATCTTTAACGATTGTGATAATTTCACTTGTGGCCTGGATTGCAGTATTTGAATCAATCTCAATTTACTGGATAGACAGATGGGGCGACCCTCTTGATAAGGCAAAGCAGGTCCTGAATCCGGACAGCAGGCTGGGCTGGCGTCAAAAAGCTGATTATAACGGCCGTTTTCTGAAAATTGCCTTGAAAACAAATGAATTGGGAATGCGGAACATACCCCTCGCGAAGATCGATAAAAATGCAAAAACAATTCTAGTCCTGGGTCCTTCATCCACATTCGGCTGGGGGGTTGAAGAACAGCAGGCTTATCCCGCACTGCTTGAGGATTTGCTGGTCAGGAAATACAAAGACCAGGTGATAAGCGTGATCAATGCCGGGCAGATTGGTTTTTCCTCATGGCAGGGGCTTCAATTTTTTAAAAATGATCTTTCGGGAAAACTTAAATCAAACATATTGATCATTGCCTATGGAGTGAATGATGTTGACAGATTCCGTTTTTTCGATACCAGTCCCCTGCCCGATAAAGAAGAATTCGCAACCCCTAAAAAAACCTGGAAAATACGACTTCTGAATCTTCTCTACAGATTCAATTTCGGCAATCTGCTGTCCCGCAGGATTTTCAATCTGTTCGAAGACTTTAGCAGCCGGCCGATTGGAATCCCAGTCAGAAGGGTTGATGACACGGATTTCGAAAAGAACATCAGGGAAATGATTCAGTTTGCAAAATCAAGCGGTTCGGAGATCATACTTTTGACATCTGCTTATAAGCTGCCTTCATTCGGAAGTGTTGAGCAAAAAATTAATGAACAGTATCAGGAATTGTTTGAGACCGGGGTAAAAAAATACGAGGAAAAACAGTATCTTGTAGCGCTGACATATTTTAAAAAAGCAACCGAAGTAAAACCAGACCGGAATCTGACTTATTACTACCTTAGTTCATGCTATTCTTATCTTGGAAATTCAGGTGAAAAAAAGAAAATGTTTGAAATGGCCCGCAGGACGGAACCCAAACGGATTGCCGAGGATGTAGATAAACTCAATCAGGTGTTGATGAAAATTGCTGTACAGGAAGGCGTGTTATTGGTAGACTCTATGAAAAGCCTTTCGCTTTTAAGCCCTGACAGTGGATTCATAGACCCCATCCACATGTCTGCGCTTGGAAACGAAGCTGTGGCAGAAAATCTGGCGGTAGAGATTTACGGACATGATCTATTAAAGATCAATCAAAGAAGGGAATCGAATGAGCCAGGAAATTGAGACTACCCAGGATCATAAAACACGGCGCACTCTGCCAGGGCTGCTGATTTTTCTGCTGAAAGAACTGTTGCGAAAGAAAAAATGGATTTTGCTGCCGCTCTGGGTCTTACTGGCCGCAATAGCTCTGATCCTGTTCCTTACCGGCAGTCCCGCTATCCTGCCTGCAATCTATCTCATAGGTTTTTAGACAGCATTCTCTCTTTTATCACGGCTATTTCATCCGACAGATAGGTGGCGATCGCTTTGTGGCCCCATTTATTATATTGAAAGATATCAATGAAGTATTCTGGGGGATACCAGGTTTTGTCTTTTCCCAAAGAAGGGTCAAATTCCGAAAGCCAGTTTAAGCCTGCATAAAAGTCCACTGTCATTTCATGAGAAGGGGGATATCTTTCAAAAATCTTTTCTCCGTCAATAAAACTGGCCAGCTTGTATGAATCTGCAAGTTTCCGGTAAAAAGCTGGACTGATGCTGTGAATTACACTCTGCCGCAGGATGATCACCGGGATCTGTTTTTCTTCGGCTGTTTTCAGCATCTGCATAGTGACATCTGCGAAAGCAGCAATGTTTTTTTTCATGATTCTTGTCACCAGATAATCCCTGAATTTATCGTAAATCATGCTCTTCCTGACGATCACGTTCCCCGCAAGATGTAAAAACCACATCAGAGGACGATAAATACCGGATTCAGGGAAAAAGAATCCTCCCAGGAACTGGTTATCCCCCATAATCACCGGATCTATATATCCGTAATCCCAGATGATCAGATCTGGCTTGTAATCCAGGATTTCCATCTGCAGTTTTGCAAGCCCGACTATAGCAGAACCTTCCTGATTGCCGTAGTTCCACACTTCATAGACCGTATCTGTCTTCTGGCTGTTCAACCTTTGTTCGAGCTGGCTCGGGTATGTATCTTCATCGTTAACAGCATGTCCAAATGTGTGATATGATCCTAACGCGATGATCCGGAAAACATTTTCGGGTTTCTGGACTGTCCTCTGAGGTCCCCTGAATCCCAGATTATTAATGGTTGCGGTATAGGAAGTCTTTTCCCTGAATTCAGCCGGCCTTAGAAAGTCGTAAGATTCCAGGACTTTGTTCCTGGGCAGACTCATCTGGCTCGCAATCAGGTGCAGCCGCTCTTGATTGCGGAAATCTGTATTGGAAAAGAATTTGAAAGGAGGTAAAAGCGGGTTTGCATTGTCACGATTCAACCAGTATTGAGCTAGTCTGGGTATGGTGATTGCTTTGAAATTTCTGCCTGGCCCTGGAGGTTCCGGTTCAATCCTGAACCAGATTTCGCAGACTGCAACCAGCAGAAAGAGAAAAGTGAAAACATACAAAGCAAAATCCCAAATTTTCTTTGCAGGAATCAAGATTTTCAGCTTAAAATCACCCTTTTCTCAGCAATTCTTCTCTTTAGAGCAGCATTTGCAGGCTTCACCGTGTTCTTTTCCCAGGCACAGCAACAGTTGTTTGAGGATCTCGGTGCTTTCCAGTGATTTCTCCCTGGGCAGCCAGTCAGTGGAATGCGTTACCCGCCCGTCTGCGGCATGATAAGTGCCTTTTTTGTCCAGAACTGTAAGTAGTGGAATCACAGTTCCGGCATAACCTTTCCGTGATTCTGGACTGAACCAGAAATCAAAGTCTTTCACAGGCAGGGCCTGCATTTCATATCCGTAATAAACATTCCCGCTGTTTTTAAGGTATTTCTTCAGTTCCTCGACTGTCACGCCCTTCAAGCCAGCATTTCTCAGACCTGGCGCATTCACGGTGCTTTCCAGCACAACGATATTGTCAGTCGTTTTCCTGCAAACATCAATCAATTCAGAGGAAGCCAGCTTCTTTTCAATCACAAAGGTCGGCCGCTGGTTGAAGAGCTTGTGCCATTCTCCGCCATTGCCCAGAATTTCCCTGATGAAACCGGGGATCTTTTCTCTCTTCATGGCTGAATAGAGCGAAGTGAAATTCTGCCTGTCGCTCTTTTTTCCGATAAAAGCGATTCTGCTGCCGTCACGGGCCAGGATACGCAGATAAGGGTCAAGAGCAGCTTGCCAGTTTTCATCCTCCACACAACCTATTATCACCAAATTTTCCTTGGGTGCTTTCCCCAGCGAAGTGCATCCTGTAATTGTGAAATCCGGATTTTCGTCGATGAAGAAGCCGTTCTTCCCAAACACTGATTCCGACAGTTTATTCAGCAGGAAAGCTTCCTCGTCCGAGATTCCGTTTCCAGCCACCAGGATGCCATCACCGGATTTTTTAAGAGCCCCTGCGATCTGTTCAAGTGTGACAGGCGTAAGTTTGCGTCCTTTCATCTGATATGGTCTGTCCGCAGGGTGCCGATCCATGTGATACATGAATGAGCCCAGCTGGCAGATATTCTTTTTGTAAGTATTCAATTCAGATGCCCGGATGTCAGTGATACAACTGTCAGCCCTGGAGACAGAAATTCCGCAGAGCAGTGAACAGCGATCGCAGAGCCCTTCCTGAATTGTTGTTTTCCAGGGTCCGGTTTTGAGCATCCTGCTCTTTGGAGCTAAAGCTCCGGTCGGGCAGGCAGCAATGCACTGTCCGCAACTGTCGCAGCCTACCTTATCCAGAGGCTTCTGCATCGCGGGTGCCACCTCGACCTTGAAGCCGCGGTAAACGAAACCCAGTGCGCCGATGCCTTTGATTTCCAGGCAGGTGCGGATGCAGCGGCCGCAGGTTATGCACTTGTTCTGATCCCTGATGATATAAGGATGTTTCTCGTCGATCGGGTGTTTCTGGACTGCACCCAGAAATCTGGTGGCCTGAGCCTGATAATCATTGGAGTATTTGCGCAGTTTGCATTCGAACACCTCGCCGCAGCCGCAGGAAAGGCAGCGCTGAGCTTCTTCCATGGCCTTTTTTTCACTGAGCCCCTTTTCCACTTCCACGAATTTTTTGATCCTCAGGGCCGGTTTCAGCATGGGCATTGTCACGCGCCCTTTTTTTTCCACATGAGCGAAGTCAGTTTCAGAAAGCTCCATCAGCTCGTTCTTTTTAATGTTGAATTCTTTTGGCACTTCAAGCGGCTTCCCGTTCAGGAAAGCGTCGATGCTGAAAGCTGCCTTTCTGGCACCGCCGATGGCTTCCACGGCAGTAGCCGCGCCCGATGCCACGTCTCCGGCAGCGAAGATATCGGGCTGTCCTGCGCGGCCATATTCGTCGGCAGTCAGGGTCCCCCATTTGCTGAATGTTACCAGGCTGCTCTCTTTCAGCAGGCAGGTGAGATCCGGGGCCTGTCCGATGGCTGCTATAATGTTGTCGAGAGGAATCTCGAAATCGGAATTGGGGATCGGGACCGGCTTCCTTCTGCCTGAGGCATCTGGTTCACCGAGTTCCATCCGGTTGCAGCGCAGCGCTGTAGCTTTGCCGTTTTCGGCAAGCACTGCGACAGGAGCGGTCAGGAACATCATCTTCACGCCTTCTTCCTTGGCTTCGTGGACTTCCACAGCCCAGGCGGGCATCTCTTTCTCGGTCCTGCGGTAGATCAGAGTGACCTCTTTGGCGCCAAGCCTGACCGAGGTGCGGACCGCGTCAATGGCGGTATTGCCTCCGCCGATCACACCCACCCGCTTCCCGATCGGGAATTTGCCTTTAGCGCTTACTTCCCTCAGAAAATCGATGCCATTGAGCACCCCAGGGGTTTCCTCGCCTGGGACTTTCATAGCTGAACCCTTGTGTGCGCCGATCGCGAGCAGAATCGCATTGTACCCGTCCCTGCGCAGAGACTCGATCGTAAAATCACGGCCCAGTTCCTTCCCATACTCTATTTTCACATTCATGTCTGTGATGTATTTGATTTCTTTATCCAGGATTTCCCTGGGCAGCCTGTAAGAGGGAATGCCATAGCGCAGCATGCCTCCGGCTTGGGGAAGTTTCTCCAGAACTCTGCATTGATGCCCCATTTCAGCCAGAAAATAAGCCGCAGACAGTCCGGCTGGACCTGCTCCCACAATGGCTACTTTCTTTCCGGTCGGTTTCCCTGCCTTCGGATGATATCCGTCGGCAGCTTCAAGATCTGCATCTGCGAAGAATCGCTTGAGATTGGCGATCGCCACTGGTTTGTCCACGTAATTTCTGCGGCACTTGTCTTCGCAGGTACGCGGGCAGACGCGTCCGCAGACGAGAGGAAAGGGATTTTTCTCTTTGTGCAGCTTGCTGGCGGCATGGTAGTTTTTTGCGGCGATGTGGGCGATGAATCCCTGCACATCGACACCGGCCGGGCATTGCAGCTGGCAGGGAGCGATGCAGTCTCCCGGATGGTTGGAGAGCAGCAGTTCAAGCCCCAGTTTGCGGGTTTCTCTCAGCACTTCAGTATTGGTGCGCACAACCATGTTTTCTTTGATCTCATAGGAACAGGAAGGCACGAATCCCCTGGCGCCCTCCACTTCCACAAGGCAGATGTAGCATGAGCCGAAAGGCTTCAGCCTGTCGTCATGGCAGAGGGTGGGAATGAAGATGCCATTGTCCCGGGCTGCTTCGTAAACAGTCTGTCCGGGCCTGGCGCTGATTTTCTTGCCGTCGATTTCCAGATTTATGATTTTTTCCATTTTTCCGCTCCTTTATTTCGCGATGATGGCGTTGAATCTGCAGGTGGCCATGCACTGCCCGCACTTGATGCAGGTGTCGGGATTGATCTTGTGCCGCTTCTTCGGTTCCCCGCTGATCGCCTTGACAGGGCAGGCCCTGGCGCAAGCCGTGCATCCTATGCAGGCATCGGCGATGGAATAAGTGAGAAGCGATCTGCATTTTCCTGCGGGACAGCGCTTTTCGTTAATATGTGCCTCGTATTCAGAGCGGAAATATTTCAATGTGGTAAGAACAGGATTCGGGGCTGTCTGTCCCAGTCCGCAGAGAGAGGATTTCCTGATGTTCTCGGCCAGGGTCTGCAGCTTTTCAAGGTCACCAGCGACTCCCTTTCCCTCAGTGATGCGCTCCAGGATCTCCATCATGCGCTTGGTCCCGACCCTGCAGAAAGTGCATTTGCCGCAGGACTCGTCCTGTGTGAAGGTCAAAAAGAATTTGGCGATGTCCACCATGCAGCTTGTATTGTCCATCACCACCATGCCGCCAGATCCCATGATTGCACCGGTTGCATTCAGGGACTCATAATCAACAGGAGTGTCGATCAGGGACTCTGGCAGGCATCCGCCTGACGGCCCGCCAACCTGAACTGCCTTGAAAGGTTTGCCGGTTGAGGTACCGCCACCGATATCATAGATGATCTCCCGTAGAGTCATGCCGAGCGGGATCTCCACCAGGCCTCCGCGGCGGATCTTGCCGGCCAGGGCGAAGACCTTGGTGCCCTTACTTTTATTGCTGCCAACGCTCGCGTATTTTTCCCCGCCGTTCAGGATAATCCAGGCGATATTGGTGAATGTCTCGACATTGTTGATGTTTGTCGGCTTGCCGAAAACGCCTGACTGGGCCGGGAAAGGAGGACGCAGCCTGGGCATGCCGCGCTGGCCTTCCACTGATGCGATCAGGGCCGTTTCTTCGCCGCAGACAAAGGCTCCTGCGCCTTCCTTGATCTGGATGTCAAAATTGAAACCAGAGCCCATTATTTTTTCGCCGAGATAATTGTTTTTTCTGGCTATTTCCAGGGCAATACCCAGATTTTTGACTGCCAGCGGATATTCGGCACGCACGTAAACCACTCCGTGCGAGGCGCTGATGGCAAAGGCTGCGATCACCATGCCCTCAATCACTGAATGCGGGTCGCCTTCCAGTTCGCTTCTGTTCATGAATGCGCCTGGATCTCCTTCGTCGCCGTTGCAGATAATGTATTTCTCGTCTCCCTTGGCTTCTCTCGCGAATTTCCATTTCAGGCCTGTCGGGAATCCTGCTCCACCCCTGCCGCGCAGTCCTGACTTGGTGATTTCCTCGATCACCTGTTCCGGTGTCATTGAAAAGAGCACTTTTCTGAGAGCCTGATACCCCTGATTGTCAAGGTAGTCCTGCAGGTTAACAGGATCTATTCTGCCTGCATTGCGCAGCACGATTCTCTGCTGCTTCTCGAAGAATTTCTCCTCAGGCAGTTTTCGATCCGAAGCTCTCACCAGCAACCTGTCTATGATCTCGCCCTTTCCGATATGTTTTTCCATGATTTCGTTGACGTCTTTATTGGTAACGTTTCCATAGGTCACCTTGCGATTACCTTCCACAACGTCCACCAGGACTTCCGAATAGCACATACCGATGCAGCCGGTGGGTCTCACCTGATAACCTGTTCCTTCAGCGGCCTTGATGAAAGAGTCATAAATTTCCTTGGCGCCTGAAGCAAGGCCGCACGTGCCCACTCCTACTATGATTTCGCCTTTATGATTGCTCATTTTGCCTCCCTGCGCATGGCCTTGACGATCTCGCGGGATTTCTTAGGATTCAATTTTCCATAAGTGTTTCCGTCAATCATCATTACAGGTGCCAGGCTGCAGCAGCCAAGACAGGCCACAGACTCGAGAGTAAACTGACGATCATGCGTGGTACCGTTGTTTTTCACATCCAGTTCATCCTGCAGTGCTTCAGTGATTTCAGTTGCCCCCCCTACATGGCAGGCAGTACCGTGACAGACCCTGATCAGGTGCTCCCCTACTGGTTCCAGCCTGAACTGGGCATAAAAAGTCACGATTCCGAAAATTACGGATTCCGAAACTCCGGTTGATTTGGAAATCCTCTCCATCACAGGACCTGGAAGATAGCCGTAACTCTCCTGGACTTTCTGGAGGATGGTGATCATTGAGCCTTTTTTGGTTTTGTACTGGTCTAAAATTCTGTCTGCCTGATCAAAGCACAATTTTCCTGACGCGCAGTTACACCCCATTGCCGTACCCCCAATAAAAGTACTACTCTTTTACTGCGTACGATCAAAAAATTAGCGTTTTTTCCCTTAACTGTCAAGGGGAGAGGTAATCAGGCGACCTTTTCGATGACCTTGTACCGCTTGTGAAAATATTCTCAATCTCAAATTGCCTCATGATACTGCCTCTGTGTCTGGAAAAATTTTCAGATCCGGGTATAATTAAATAAAGTATAGGTTTAGTATTGAGAGGGGATATTTATGAGTAAATTTTTTCTTCTTGCCATTTTAATTTTCTTCATCTTCCCTATAATTCCTGCTGTTGGGTGGGAACCGGTCTTCATGCATTACGGCATGTCGTCATTTGATCAGAAAGTCTGGAAAAAACCGCCGCCTTTCAAGGCCGAAGGAATACCTGTAGTAAATGTGCCGTTTTATGCTCCCGGCGAGTTCGAGCCTGCCGAAGGCGCCCTGTTCTGCTGGGACGATCATCAGGAAATCTCCAGGCTTCTCTGCGAAATGATCCGGTTTATAGCAGAGGAATACAAGGTTTTCATCAGGATCAATCCGGGTGATGAACCGCGGGTCAGAGGAATTCTCCAGAATGCAAAGGTGAATCTGGAGCAGGTGAAATTCATTCCCTACAAATGCGGTAAGTTCTCAGCCTGGATCGGAGACTATGGTCCGACCTGGATCTATACCCAGGACGGTAAAAGGGAAATCATAGACCTGTACTATCCTGATCCGGCTGACGACAATTTCAATCAGACCCTGGCATTGAAAATGGGTGTCAGATGCCACCCCACCAAGTTCTTCCACTTAAGCAGCGACCTGATCTTCGACAGTCTGGGCAGTGACAGTCACGGTCTCTGCGACGGCCCGACCGGAACAGTCATGACCGGCTACGACCTCAGCAAGGTCAACAACGTCGATCTGCGCAACCTGGAACAGAACCTCAAGGACCTCTATAACGCGGACAAGGTCGGCTTTTTCCCCTGGATGCTCAAGGACCTGCCGCAAACGATCGACTCTTACCTGAAACTGCTTGATCCGGATTTCATGATGCTCGGTATATACGCCGGGGGCGACAACAGCGGAACAGCTACAACAGAGAGATCAGTCAGCAACAATCAGCTGCTGGCAGAAGCGGTTAATGATCTTCACACCTGGTCAGGCAAAAGGGGAAAAGGCTTCCAGGTCCTGAAAGTCCTCCTGCCCGGTTTCGAGAGCGCTGACAAGACCATCGACTGCCTGGTCAACCAATCCTACACCACTTGCCTGGTTGTGGGCAGGCGGATTCTTCTTCCCAATTATGGTAATTTCTGGGACGAGACCACTATGATTGAAATGGAAGAGAAAGTGAAGCGCCTGCATAGATCCCTGGAACAGAATTTCGAAGGCTACCTGATCAAGGGCTTCAACTGCCAGGGGATCCGCAGGTATTTTGGAACCTTGCATTCCCTGGCCTGCACTATACCAGTGGATCCCCTGGAAATCACCCACGAGCAGCCGGAAAATTCATTCCGGCCAGGCGAACCGGTGCTGCTCACCATCAATGTGCGGGGGATCAATAAACTGAATCAGGACAAGGTGACGCTTTACTACAGGGTCAAGGATCTATCTGAAGTCGCTCGCCCGATGTCATTGAAACAAGGAAGCAACGGCGTTTTCGAGGGCGTGATAAAGGGGGTCAGCTATCCAACGACTGTAACTTATCATTTCAGGGCCGAGGACATGACCGGGATGTATGAGACCCTGCCTGAAGGGACAGGGGCATTCTCACTCAGATTTGAGGATCCTGCAAAGCCTGAAGCTACTCAGGAGATTACAGTGGACCAGGATCTCAATTCTCTGCCAGATGCAATCCAGAAGCTCAGACAGAAGTTGGCCAGGCTCAAACTGCAGGCCACACAGCAGGAAGAAGTCACCAGACAGGCAGCATCCGCTCATGACGCAGCTGCCGGCAACGACGGAAGTTATGGTAACATTTTCAATGGGGAGCAATTGACCAGACTGAAGTATGAAAAAGAAAAGGCCAGGTCTGAGCAACTGGCTAAACAGATAAAGGAAATCGAAAATAAAATCAGCCAGCTGGAAAGTATCCAGACTGAGGAATAACAAATACTCACAGCACGTGGCTTTTTTTTGAAATTCTCCCAGGTCGCACACTGACCTTGTACCGTTTGTGAAAATTTTCTCAAAGCCCAGGGAAACCGGTCAGAAAATGGGAAAGACCGGTACCCGGCAGCTGGAATGCAGACAACTTATCACCTGTTGACATGACAGGTGGCAATAAATAATATATAGCCAAGTTGAGAGGGTCTACCTGTTTGGGGGGTAACCCTATAAATCTTTTGGGAGGTAATTCATGTCCATGGTCCGCGAGATCATTGAGAAAGTAAAGCAGAAGGATGCGTCACAACCGGAATTCATCCAGGCAGTCACAGAAGTCATGGAGAGCCTTGAACCGACAGTAAAGAAGCACCCGGAATTTGTCAAAGCCGGGATCTATGAGAGAATCGTGGAGCCTGACAGGGGCATAACATTCAGAGTACCCTGGGTCGATGACCACGGCAAAGTCCAGGTCAACCGCGGTTTCAGAGTCCAGTTCAACAACGCCATCGGACCCTACAAGGGCGGATTGCGCTTCCATCCTTCAGTCAACCTCGGAATCATCAAGTTCCTAGGCTTCGAGCAGATCTTCAAGAACTCCCTCACCACCCTTCCCATGGGCGGCGGCAAGGGCGGCTGCGATTTCGACCCCAAAGGCAAATCCGACGCCGAAGTCATGAGATTCTGCCAGGCCTTCATGCGAGAGCTTTTCAGGTATATAGGCCCTGATATCGACGTACCCGCAGGCGACATCGGAGTGGGCGGCCGCGAGATCGGCTTCCTGTTCGGATATTATAAAAAAATCCGCAATGAGCATACCGGCGTATTGACAGGAAAAGGCCTGGAATGGGGCGGCAGCCTGGTCAGACCCGAAGCCACAGGCTATGGCAACACTTATTTCGCCTGCGAAATGCTGGCCACCAGAAAAAAAGAACTGGAAGGCAAGACCTGTATCGTCAGTGGTTCCGGCAATGTTTCCCAATACACCATCCAGAAGATCACCATGCTCGGCGGCAAGGCCATCACAGCCTCCGACTCTTCCGGCAGCATAGTCGACGAAGCGGGCATCGATGCCAAGAAACTGGCTTTCCTGCTGGAACTCAAGAATGTGAAACGCGGCCGGATCAAGGATTACGCCGACCATTTCAAGGGCGTGACTTATTACGACGGCAAGAGTGTCTGGGATGTAGTGAAAGAGCACGGCCTGAAGTGCGACTGCGCTTTCCCCTCAGCCACCCAGAACGAGATCGAGAAAAAGCATGCCGAACCACTCATTAAGAACGGCTGCTACTGCGTTTCCGAAGGCGCCAACATGCCGTCCACTCCGGAAGCAGTGGAAATATTCCAGGAACACAAGATCCTGTTTGGCCCCGGCAAAGCTGCCAATGCGGGCGGCGTGGCCACCTCAGGACTCGAGATGAGCCAGAACAGCATGAGACTTTCCTGGACCAGGGAAGAAGTCGACGCCAGGCTGCAGGGCATCATGAAGAGCATCCACAAAGCGGCTCTGGAAGCCAGCGAAACTTACAGCACCAAGGGCAATTACGTTGACGGTGCCAATATCGCCGGATTCGTGAAAGTAGCCAAGGCCATGCTGGCATATGGGGTAATCTAAAAGTTACCAAAGAGACATATACATAATATGTTTCTGCTGAAACAATTAAAATGCGGGTCTGCAAGGCCCGCATTTTTTATACAACCTGTTATCATTGAAAGTCATGCACTTCTCGGGTATAATTAATATAGTAACGAAGTATCAGTATGAATTTGGGGGGAGTATGCATAAATTAATCGCCGGAATAATCATGCTTGTCTTTGCTTCAGTCATCGGCATTCCAGGTTTCTGCACAGAGGCTTCAGCCAAGAATTTCCGGGTCACTGCCTGCAGTGAAGTAGATCCACAGGATGCGGATGTATTCCAGAATTGCCTCCAGGGAGGAGGGTTCACTCTGGATGCCAGATACAACGATGGCCAGATTAATCTGAGTTCTTTCAATCCCGATAAGGAACTGGATTACATCTATAACGCAAGCCACGGTTCAGAGTATTATATCTGTTTTTCCGGCGGAAGTTCAGGCATGACAGGCAGCGAATTCACGGGTAACAAGGTCAAGAACCTGGTCACTGCGAGCTGTGACACTGTAAGCAATCAGTGGTCAGGACATCCCGGATTCAGTGCAGTCCTGAAATCTGTGCTTGGATATC
This genomic interval carries:
- a CDS encoding 7-cyano-7-deazaguanine synthase: MTLTGIEKKDCVLLYSGGTDSTCTAALMAEHFQNIHLLTFYQGREKKSCISENIQALENKFGPRFIHKIISTTKLVKFISYHRYLKYLFRHRWLVLSTCGFTTLSWHINAIVYCRLHQIEVVADGLTRELMHFPGHMDAVMEIFRKLYAEFGISYQNPVRGFDTPPDRQFIDRLIVDQHGFFFPSEESTAADQRTTGQYLYQHEILPHPDVKGSPMDHRMQYDCYPFILYNVMIFWIYLNFQSYETVSDKMSLLFKEKVDDMRILLKEYFEKTGESRLSGLLDGFQGQ
- a CDS encoding NAD(P)-binding protein, yielding MEKIINLEIDGKKISARPGQTVYEAARDNGIFIPTLCHDDRLKPFGSCYICLVEVEGARGFVPSCSYEIKENMVVRTNTEVLRETRKLGLELLLSNHPGDCIAPCQLQCPAGVDVQGFIAHIAAKNYHAASKLHKEKNPFPLVCGRVCPRTCEDKCRRNYVDKPVAIANLKRFFADADLEAADGYHPKAGKPTGKKVAIVGAGPAGLSAAYFLAEMGHQCRVLEKLPQAGGMLRYGIPSYRLPREILDKEIKYITDMNVKIEYGKELGRDFTIESLRRDGYNAILLAIGAHKGSAMKVPGEETPGVLNGIDFLREVSAKGKFPIGKRVGVIGGGNTAIDAVRTSVRLGAKEVTLIYRRTEKEMPAWAVEVHEAKEEGVKMMFLTAPVAVLAENGKATALRCNRMELGEPDASGRRKPVPIPNSDFEIPLDNIIAAIGQAPDLTCLLKESSLVTFSKWGTLTADEYGRAGQPDIFAAGDVASGAATAVEAIGGARKAAFSIDAFLNGKPLEVPKEFNIKKNELMELSETDFAHVEKKGRVTMPMLKPALRIKKFVEVEKGLSEKKAMEEAQRCLSCGCGEVFECKLRKYSNDYQAQATRFLGAVQKHPIDEKHPYIIRDQNKCITCGRCIRTCLEIKGIGALGFVYRGFKVEVAPAMQKPLDKVGCDSCGQCIAACPTGALAPKSRMLKTGPWKTTIQEGLCDRCSLLCGISVSRADSCITDIRASELNTYKKNICQLGSFMYHMDRHPADRPYQMKGRKLTPVTLEQIAGALKKSGDGILVAGNGISDEEAFLLNKLSESVFGKNGFFIDENPDFTITGCTSLGKAPKENLVIIGCVEDENWQAALDPYLRILARDGSRIAFIGKKSDRQNFTSLYSAMKREKIPGFIREILGNGGEWHKLFNQRPTFVIEKKLASSELIDVCRKTTDNIVVLESTVNAPGLRNAGLKGVTVEELKKYLKNSGNVYYGYEMQALPVKDFDFWFSPESRKGYAGTVIPLLTVLDKKGTYHAADGRVTHSTDWLPREKSLESTEILKQLLLCLGKEHGEACKCCSKEKNC
- a CDS encoding NADH-quinone oxidoreductase subunit NuoF: MSNHKGEIIVGVGTCGLASGAKEIYDSFIKAAEGTGYQVRPTGCIGMCYSEVLVDVVEGNRKVTYGNVTNKDVNEIMEKHIGKGEIIDRLLVRASDRKLPEEKFFEKQQRIVLRNAGRIDPVNLQDYLDNQGYQALRKVLFSMTPEQVIEEITKSGLRGRGGAGFPTGLKWKFAREAKGDEKYIICNGDEGDPGAFMNRSELEGDPHSVIEGMVIAAFAISASHGVVYVRAEYPLAVKNLGIALEIARKNNYLGEKIMGSGFNFDIQIKEGAGAFVCGEETALIASVEGQRGMPRLRPPFPAQSGVFGKPTNINNVETFTNIAWIILNGGEKYASVGSNKSKGTKVFALAGKIRRGGLVEIPLGMTLREIIYDIGGGTSTGKPFKAVQVGGPSGGCLPESLIDTPVDYESLNATGAIMGSGGMVVMDNTSCMVDIAKFFLTFTQDESCGKCTFCRVGTKRMMEILERITEGKGVAGDLEKLQTLAENIRKSSLCGLGQTAPNPVLTTLKYFRSEYEAHINEKRCPAGKCRSLLTYSIADACIGCTACARACPVKAISGEPKKRHKINPDTCIKCGQCMATCRFNAIIAK
- the nuoE gene encoding NADH-quinone oxidoreductase subunit NuoE, which encodes MGCNCASGKLCFDQADRILDQYKTKKGSMITILQKVQESYGYLPGPVMERISKSTGVSESVIFGIVTFYAQFRLEPVGEHLIRVCHGTACHVGGATEITEALQDELDVKNNGTTHDRQFTLESVACLGCCSLAPVMMIDGNTYGKLNPKKSREIVKAMRREAK